One Clavelina lepadiformis chromosome 1, kaClaLepa1.1, whole genome shotgun sequence genomic region harbors:
- the LOC143448257 gene encoding mitogen-activated protein kinase 8-like, which translates to MGQADEGMSNGKHKGAAAAAPALHATNEQDAANSEFYTVQVSDSVFTVLKRYQNLKPIGSGAQGMVCAAHDTILGQHVAIKKLSRPFQNPTHAKRAYRELVLMRAVNHKNIIGLLNVFSPQKSFEEFANVYLVMELMDASLCQVIQMDLDHERLSYLLYQLLCGIKHLHSAGIIHRDLKPSNIVVRSDCTLKILDFGLARTAGGSFMMTPYVVTRYYRAPEVILGMGYQEVVDIWSVGCIFGEMIRGQVLFPGTDHIDQWNKITEQLGTPSEEFTDKLQTTVRNYVLNRPTQRGYPIQRLFPDNFFPADSESNGRLRASQARDLLGKMLVVDPVNRITVDEALQHPYIKVWYDTSEVEGPAPQLNDNAAIDEAEYTVDKWKEVIWKEVKRWESVDTTVPNPLFPALRNDDKKGQKAQPKDSKVEDSVTTSESVEKSSKKS; encoded by the exons ATGGG GCAAGCAGATGAAGGTATGAGTAACGGAAAACACAAAGGTGCAGCTGCAGCTGCACCAGCCTTACACGCTACTAATGAACAAGATGCTGCCAACTCTGAGTTTTACACAGTTCAAGTATCTGACTCAGTGTTTACTGTCTTGAAAAGATATCAGAACCTTAAGCCAATAGGGTCTGGAGCTCAAGGAATG gTCTGCGCTGCCCATGACACAATACTTGGTCAACATGTTGCTATAAAAAAGCTCAGTCGGCCGTTCCAGAATCCTACTCATGCAAAGCGTGCATATCGTGAGCTTGTACTAATGCGTGCCGTAAATCACAAGAATATTATTGGACTTCTAAATGTGTTTTCTCCCCAAAAATCATTTGAAGAATTTGCAAATGTTTACCTGGTGATGGAGCTTATGGATGCCAGTTTATGTCAG GTTATACAAATGGACCTTGATCATGAGCGCTTATCTTATCTACTATATCAGCTGTTATGTGGAATCAAACACCTCCATTCGGCTGGAATTATTCACAGAGACTTAAAGCCATCTAACATAGTGGTTCGGTCAGACTGCACTTTAAAAATACTTGACTTTGGCCTTGCCAGAACAGCTGGTGGTTCGTTTATGATGACCCCTTACGTAGTTACACGTTATTACAG AGCCCCGGAAGTTATTTTGGGCATGGGTTACCAAGAAGTAGTTGATATTTGGTCAGTTGGGTGTATCTTTGGTGAGATGATAAGAGGACAAGTTTTATTTCCTGGCACCGATCATATTGATCAGTGGAATAAAATTACAGAGCAGCTTGGCACACCTTCAGAA gaaTTTACTGACAAACTACAGACAACTGTTCGAAACTATGTTTTAAATCGACCCACACAACGTGGCTACCCTATACAACGCCTCTTCCCTGATAACTTCTTTCCTGCTGATTCGGAAAGTAATGGAAGATTGCGTGCAAGCCAAGCCAGAGACCTCCTTGGAAAAATGTTGGTTGTTGATCCAGTTAACAGAATAACAGTAGACGAAGCACTACAGCATCCATACATAAAAGTTTG GTATGATACAAGTGAGGTAGAAGGTCCAGCTCCACAGCTAAACGATAACGCTGCTATAGATGAAGCCGAATATACTGTTGACAAATGGAAGGAGGTGATATGGAAAGAAGTGAAACGATGGGAAAGCGTAGACACCACTGTACCCAATCCATTATTTCCAGCCTTGCGAAATGATGACAAGAAGGGCCAGAAAGCCCAGCCTAAAGACAGCAAAGTTGAAGATAGCGTCACCACATCTGAATCTGTAGAAAAGTCAAGCAAAAAATCCTAG
- the LOC143460120 gene encoding uncharacterized protein LOC143460120 isoform X2, giving the protein MGALECCFGSVDDVETPDPEIKRQQMLQAAVERRNKEEARGVKNPEKVKQQMRKAEEKEVHTNQATDGGLRWQVG; this is encoded by the exons ATGGGAGCTCTGGAATGTTGTTTTGGCTCTGTTGATGACGTTGAAACGCCGGATCCAGAAATAAAAAGACAGCAGATGTTGCAGGCTGCTGTGGAACGAAGGAATAAAGAAGAAGCACGCGGTGTTAAAAATCCTGAGAAAGTCAAACAACAAATG AGAAAAGCTGAAGAAAAAGAGGTACATACGAACCAAGCAACAGATGGTGGTTTGCGATGGCAAgttggttaa
- the LOC143448250 gene encoding alanine--tRNA ligase, cytoplasmic-like gives MTLLVRFPRQCVLGAFGQFYQIPPSSIVPPACRFSQHSSKDIRELFINYYRDKHQHTQVPSSKVFSPDDNSLLFVNAGMNQFKPVLLGNEAAYKRINFIKRAVNSQKCIRAGGKHNDLEDVGVDVCHHTFFEMLGSWSFGDYFKKDACKMAWSLLADVFHLSKDKLYVTYFSGCEEIGLEADLETKEIWNSIGVNEDRILPFGIKDNFWEMGDSGPCGPCTEIHYDQNPDLRYAPEEVNKPGSDVIEIWNLVFMQYNRLGKNELIPLKKCHVDAGMGLERITAVLQGKVSNYDTDLFHPIISALENLSKCRPYAGHVGEEDLDGTDAAYRIVSDHIRMLTIAISDGIHPGPRGRDLIVRQVLRRAVMAGVEKLGIENMFLHKLVPVVIESLKPAFPDLESSKELIVSIINKAEKSFYDMLAYGDKLITKTVSSMPVSQTAFPTDVAWQLLSYYGYPQDTLMLKLKGYDMSVNMQEILKFSKLKNPESIHLDRQRKAFNVKSIIQILSAENIAKTEEILNTKLNENARAGAIHEPLSCRILAILSDTDKNTEATDKLSEGYFLVLDKSYFFIPNADKLEDVGVIVYKGKNYVIDEVLHVQGWLLHRLNCISTKDSLDKFITGDEVEIHTTGKQWLPYFRAYSASCLVKHVLPKVCPNSSIQKVKVGKDKIKLEIGGSLDTGAVMKVQDAINSVIFNKHSEGFLNSKAQDSHKQLKGDKRVLQLKDIEKVLTIKCKHQGQGRTVIHFVCGSRADSSTKLSEHMNIKMQNILKNYDRLSSKSSKIVELEELLLTVGQLTFDINQAEMSVFEKANYRNKLSQISSRLRTMRRRLKRQLSSASGY, from the coding sequence ATGACTTTGTTGGTCAGATTTCCAAGGCAATGTGTACTTGGGGCTTTTGGTCAATTCTATCAAATTCCACCTTCAAGTATCGTTCCGCCTGCATGTCGTTTTAGTCAACATTCATCAAAAGACATAAGGGAACTTTTTATTAACTATTATCGGGATAAGCATCAGCATACTCAGGTTCCGTCATCAAAAGTATTTTCTCCTGATGACAATTCTCTTCTTTTTGTAAATGCTGGTATGAACCAGTTTAAACCTGTTTTATTGGGAAACGAAGCCGCTTACAAAAGAATAAACTTCATCAAAAGAGCTGTAAATAGTCAAAAATGTATTAGGGCAGGTGGAAAGCACAATGATTTGGAAGATGTTGGTGTTGATGTATGCCAtcacacattttttgaaatgctTGGTTCATGGTCGTTTGGAGATTACTTTAAGAAAGATGCATGTAAGATGGCATGGTCTCTTCTTGCTGATGTATTTCACCTGTCAAAGGATAAGTTATATGTGACATATTTTAGTGGTTGTGAGGAGATTGGCTTGGAAGCTGACctggaaacaaaagaaatctgGAATTCCATTGGGGTAAACGAAGATAGAATTTTGCCTTTTGGGATCAAAGACAACTTTTGGGAAATGGGTGACAGTGGCCCTTGTGGTCCTTGCACAGAAATACATTACGATCAAAACCCAGATTTACGTTATGCCCCTGAGGAAGTGAATAAACCTGGTTCTGATGTTATTGAAATATGGAATCTTGTGTTCATGCAGTATAACAGACTTggtaaaaatgaattaatacCTTTGAAGAAATGCCATGTTGATGCAGGCATGGGTCTAGAGCGAATCACTGCAGTTCTTCAAGGGAAAGTTTCAAACTATGACACTGACCTATTTCATCCCATTATTTCTGCCCTGGAAAATCTTAGTAAATGTCGTCCATATGCTGGACATGTTGGGGAAGAAGACCTAGATGGCACAGATGCTGCTTATCGCATTGTCAGTGACCACATAAGGATGTTAACCATTGCTATTTCGGATGGAATTCATCCTGGTCCTCGTGGAAGAGATTTAATTGTGAGACAAGTTTTGCGAAGAGCAGTAATGGCAGGAGTTGAAAAACTTGGAATCGAAAATATGTTTCTTCATAAACTTGTTCCTGTTGTAATTGAGTCTCTAAAGCCAGCATTTCCCGATCTTGAATCTAGCAAGGAGCTTATAGTATCTATCATTAATAAGGcagaaaaatcattttatgATATGTTAGCTTATGGAGATAAACTAATTACAAAAACTGTCTCTAGCATGCCTGTAAGTCAAACCGCATTTCCCACTGACGTTGCTTGGCAGCTTTTGTCTTATTACGGTTATCCTCAAGATACATTGATGTTGAAACTAAAAGGATATGATATGAGTGTTAACATGCAAGAAATCCTTAAATTTTCTAAACTGAAGAATCCTGAAAGTATACATTTGGATAGACAAAGAAAAGCATTTAATGTAAAGAgtataattcaaattttgtcTGCTGAAAATATAGCTAAAACAGAAGAGATTTTGAATACAAAGTTAAATGAAAATGCTAGAGCAGGTGCTATACATGAACCTTTGTCCTGCAGGATACTTGCCATTTTATCTGATACTGATAAAAATACAGAAGCCACAGACAAATTAAGTGAAGGCTATTTCCTTGTATTAGATAAATCTTACTTTTTCATTCCTAATGCTGATAAATTAGAGGATGTAGGTGTCATTGTGTATAAAGGAAAAAACTATGTGATTGATGAAGTGCTACATGTTCAAGGTTGGTTGCTGCATCGTTTGAATTGTATTTCAACTAAGGATTCATTGGACAAATTTATCACCGGTGATGAGGTGGAAATACACACTACTGGAAAACAATGGTTGCCATATTTTCGTGCATATTCAGCATCTTGTCTTGTCAAACATGTTCTACCAAAAGTATGTCCAAATTCCTCAATTCAGAAAGTTAAAGTGGGAAAGGACAAAATCAAGTTGGAAATTGGTGGTAGTTTGGATACTGGTGCGGTAATGAAAGTACAAGATGCAATTAATTCAgttattttcaataaacatTCAGAAGGCTTTCTAAACTCAAAAGCACAAGATTCCCATAAGCAATTAAAGGGAGATAAACGTGTTCTTCAATTGAAAGATATAGAAAAGGTTTTGACCATCAAATGTAAACATCAGGGTCAAGGGagaactgttatacattttgTATGTGGCTCTCGTGCTGATTCATCAACAAAATTGTCAGAACATATGAAcatcaaaatgcaaaatatcCTAAAGAACTATGACCGTTTATCATCCAAATCATCGAAAATAGTTGAGTTGGAAGAATTGCTACTAACAGTTGGTCAGCTGACATTTGACATAAACCAAGCTGAAATGTCAGTTTTTGAAAAGGCAAATTACAGAAACAAATTGAGTCAAATATCAAGTCGTTTGCGTACAATGAGGAGACGATTAAAAAGACAGCTTTCAAGTGCATCTGGTTATTAA
- the LOC143460120 gene encoding uncharacterized protein LOC143460120 isoform X1, with the protein MRSMVSKILWYCAIPVLSGFCSGLVPTFLQSIRLLLVIINYREIRRPYKMGALECCFGSVDDVETPDPEIKRQQMLQAAVERRNKEEARGVKNPEKVKQQMRKAEEKEVHTNQATDGGLRWQVG; encoded by the exons ATGAGGTCAATGGTGTCGAAAATTTTGTGGTACTGTGCGATACCAGTACTTAGTGGTTTTTGTTCAGGTCTTGTTCCCACATTCTTGCAATCAATAAGGTTGTTACTTGTTATCATTAATTATAGGGAAATTCGCAGGCCCTACAAAATGGGAGCTCTGGAATGTTGTTTTGGCTCTGTTGATGACGTTGAAACGCCGGATCCAGAAATAAAAAGACAGCAGATGTTGCAGGCTGCTGTGGAACGAAGGAATAAAGAAGAAGCACGCGGTGTTAAAAATCCTGAGAAAGTCAAACAACAAATG AGAAAAGCTGAAGAAAAAGAGGTACATACGAACCAAGCAACAGATGGTGGTTTGCGATGGCAAgttggttaa